A window from Primulina eburnea isolate SZY01 chromosome 2, ASM2296580v1, whole genome shotgun sequence encodes these proteins:
- the LOC140819705 gene encoding probable leucine-rich repeat receptor-like protein kinase IMK3 — protein MYTRKFIQEPFINTWFSRKFKHTTNIFLVFQLLIFVLKPVSSQSWDGIIVTESDYQALQTFKHDLIDPKNLLKSWNDTGYGVCSGSWAGIKCARGQVIVIHLPWSGLGGRISEKIGQLQALRELSLHDNVIGGLIPYSLGFLPILRGVKLFNNRFSGSIPPSLGLCPLLQTLDLGNNSLSGAIPDNFSNLTKLLRFDFSFNQLTGSIPFSLTQSASLVFLDLQNNKLSGSVNNFSGENGKGLSQLQVLNLGHNSFTGSIPSWFGKLSAIQDISLTHNQLRGTIPNEIGNLSGLRKLDLSANFINGILPISLSKLKKLSVLNLSQNNLTGEIPPSFSKLPNLDSFNVSNNNLTGSVPSTLSRNFKSSAFLGNAQLCGYSASTPCPVLSSQAPPEAAFPDKIRHGELSIKDLILILLGTLLVILLVACTILIFCLLRIMETVKESKKSQSAAIKGFPPDAEEIEASTGTEGKLVHFDELKVFSTDDLLCATAEVIGRSTYGTVYKTTMENGIQVAVKRLREKITNGQKEFFIEVNALGKIRHPNLLALRAYYLGPKGEKLLIFDYMPNGSLSTFLHVRDANAPIDWATRIKVAKDVARGLLYLHTKVGITHGNLTSSNVLLDEHKNAKISDYGLSLLMSSAANANVIATSGALGYRAPELSELKKATTKSDIYSFGVIMLELLTGKPPGDVDNGIIGMDLPQWVASIVKKEWTKGVFDVELMRDQSVSGDELMSTLKLALNCVELSPSDRPEALQILWQLEEIVRAETDAEGSGEDGEAMPSPSA, from the exons ATGTACACACGGAAGTTTATTCAAGAACCATTTATCAATACATGGTTTTCAAGAAAGTTCAAGCACACTACCAACATtttcttggtttttcaactactgATTTTTGTCCTTAAGCCAGTGTCAAGCCAATCTTGGGATGGGATCATTGTGACAGAATCAGATTACCAAGCTCTCCAAACCTTCAAACATGATCTAATTGATccaaaaaatttattgaaaagCTGGAATGATACCGGTTATGGAGTTTGTTCAGGTAGTTGGGCTGGGATAAAATGTGCACGAGGCCAGGTTATTGTTATTCATCTTCCATGGAGTGGATTAGGCGGCAGAATCAGTGAGAAAATTGGCCAATTGCAAGCTCTCAGAGAATTAAGCCTCCATGATAATGTCATTGGAGGTTTGATTCCATATTCGTTGGGTTTCTTGCCTATTCTTAGAGGTGTTAAGTTGTTTAACAACAGGTTTTCTGGTTCCATTCCTCCTTCACTTGGCTTGTGTCCCCTTCTGCAAACGCTTGACCTTGGTAATAACTCTCTGTCCGGGGCGATACCAGATAATTTTTCCAACTTGACCAAGCTTTTAAGGTTTGATTTTAGCTTCAATCAGTTGACAGGTTCAATCCCATTCAGTCTTACTCAATCTGCTTCACTTGTGTTTCTTGATCTTCAAAACAACAAACTTTCTGGTTCTGTTAATAATTTTTCAGGAGAGAACGGAAAAGGTTTGTCCCAACTTCAAGTCTTGAACCTTGGTCACAACTCTTTCACTGGAAGCATCCCTTCTTGGTTTGGAAAGTTGAGTGCCATCCAAGATATTTCACTTACTCATAACCAGTTGCGAGGGACCATCccaaatgaaattgggaatctCTCTGGGCTTCGAAAGCTCGATTTATCTGCAAATTTCATAAATGGGATATTGCCAATTAGTCTTTCTAAGCTCAAGAAATTATCAGTTCTTAACTTGTCACAAAACAATCTTACTGGAGAAATTCCACCTTCCTTTAGTAAACTGCCAAATCTTGATTCATTCAATGTTTCAAATAATAACCTGACTGGTTCTGTTCCCTCCACACTTTCCCGAAATTTCAAATCAAGTGCCTTTTTAGGAAACGCACAACTCTGTGGATACAGTGCTTCAACTCCATGTCCTGTACTATCCTCCCAAGCTCCACCTGAAGCTGCATTTCCAGACAAAATACGACACGGAGAACTTAGTATCAAAGACCTTATTCTCATTTTATTAGGGACGCTTCTTGTTATTCTTCTTGTGGCTTGTACCATTCTAATCTTCTGCTTGCTAAGGATTATGGAAACGGTGAAGGAATCCAAGAAAAGCCAATCTGCAGCCATAAAGGGTTTTCCCCCAGATGCAGAAGAAATTGAAGCAAGTACCGGAACAGAGGGAAAACTTGTGCATTTTGATGAACTTAAGGTTTTTAGTACTGACGATCTTTTGTGTGCAACTGCCGAGGTTATTGGCAGAAGCACGTACGGAACGGTGTACAAGACAACGATGGAGAATGGAATTCAAGTAGCTGTGAAAAGATTGAGAGAAAAGATAACGAATGGTCAAAAGGAATTTTTTATAGAGGTTAATGCACTCGGGAAAATCAGACATCCTAATCTTCTGGCTCTTAGAGCTTATTATTTAGGCCCAAAGGGTGAAAAATTACTCATTTTTGACTACATGCCTAATGGAAGTCTTTCAACTTTCCTCCACG TCCGCGACGCTAATGCGCCAATAGATTGGGCAACACGGATCAAAGTAGCGAAAGATGTAGCAAGAGGGTTGCTCTATCTTCACACCAAAGTAGGCATTACTCATGGAAACCTCACATCAAGTAATGTACTTCTGGACGAGCACAAAAATGCCAAGATTTCAGATTATGGACTTTCACTTCTAATGTCATCTGCTGCTAATGCTAATGTGATTGCCACCTCCGGGGCATTGGGGTACCGGGCACCGGAGCTTTCGGAGCTCAAGAAAGCAACAACCAAGAGCGACATTTATAGCTTCGGTGTGATCATGTTGGAGCTTCTGACGGGAAAACCACCTGGGGACGTGGATAATGGCATCATTGGCATGGATTTGCCACAATGGGTTGCATCCATTGTGAAAAAAGAATGGACCAAAGGAGTTTTTGATGTAGAATTGATGAGGGATCAGTCAGTTTCTGGTGATGAACTGATGAGCACGTTGAAACTGGCTTTGAATTGCGTCGAGTTATCGCCATCCGACCGCCCCGAGGCTCTGCAGATTCTCTGGCAACTGGAGGAGATTGTGAGGGCAGAAACAGACGCGGAGGGCTCCGGAGAAGATGGTGAAGCGATGCCTTCACCAAGTGCTTAG
- the LOC140819822 gene encoding ferritin-2, chloroplastic-like yields MILNISQPAFGLLNSNCENVSALFSSASSFAVLNRRNGNGCVVCASKQANNKPLTGVVFEPFEEVKKEFMLVPTVPQDSLARQKYADESEAAVNEQINVEYNVSYVYHAMYAYFDRDNVALKGLAKFFKESSEEERGHAEKFMKYQNKRGGKVKLQSILMPLSEFDNTEKGDALYAMELALSLEKLTNEKLLNLHAVASHNNDVQLTDFIESEFLTEQVESIKKISEYVSQLRRVGKGHGVWHFDQMLLREEEAVA; encoded by the exons ATGATTCTGAACATTTCTCAGCCTGCTTTTGGTTTATTGAATTCCAACTGCGAGAACGTGAGCGCTCTCTTCTCATCGGCTTCTTCTTTCGCGGTTTTGAACAGGAGGAATGGAAACGGATGCGTTGTGTGCGCATCGAAGCAAGCGAATAACAAGCCCTTAACGGGTGTCGTTTTTGAGCCTTTTGAAGAGGTGAAGAAGGAGTTCATGCTCGTGCCTACTGTTCCTCAAGATTCTCTTGCTCGACAGAAGTACGCTGATGAGTCCGAGGCAGCTGTCAATGAACAAATCAA TGTGGAGTATAATGTTTCGTACGTGTACCATGCTATGTATGCCTACTTTGATCGAGATAACGTTGCTTTGAAGGGCCTAGCAAA ATTTTTCAAGGAGTCTAGCGAAGAAGAAAGAGGACACGCAGAAAAGTTTATGAAATACCAG AACAAGCGAGGTGGTAAAGTGAAGCTGCAATCGATCTTGATGCCATTGTCAGAGTTTGATAATACTGAGAAAGGAGATGCGTTATATG CAATGGAGCTTGCTTTGTCTTTGGAGAAGTTGACAAATGAGAAGCTTCTGAACTTGCACGCT GTGGCCTCCCATAACAATGATGTACAGTTGACCGACTTCATTGAGAGCGAGTTCTTAACTGAGCAG GTGGAATCTATCAAGAAGATATCAGAATACGTCTCACAGTTGAGAAGAGTGGGCAAAGGACACG GAGTTTGGCACTTTGATCAGATGCTACTTCGGGAAGAGGAAGCTGTTGCCTAA
- the LOC140819831 gene encoding protein VAPYRIN-like: MEKLVELSDSEIRIDFVLDCKCRTYVQIKSLISAATLAFKVQTSSPHKFLVNPPSGLVAPLSCATFQIVLKPQSHLPPTFPRSPSDRFLLKTAVAPDLNIDSPESTQSELVNRWFNSGPHRPTYDVKLKVYFVGPFLLTHAVGAGDIEAVKGIIKRQRSVVSEFSNLEAESLYRVANQLGDHTLIDLLLEAGLKVDARKGLDDDVKCASSKGWSELHVAAAFDRTEELERLAKGRAAVDCRDKEGRTPLHLAASKGQLSSAKVLVTAGANVDARSKDGRTALYRAAENGDRRMVEMLFEAGADPTIGDVDNFRSAIDIARDKGHIEVAKILERGEAVLHAARRGELELLESLLDKGATTNFSDQYGLTSLHVASLKGHKDAVMMLIEFGADLECRDAEGHTPLHLAVEGGSTETVEVLINRGANLNVQSKTGATPLYISKLMEYKDVTQLLLDKGAASFVASTSSSS; the protein is encoded by the exons ATGGAAAAATTGGTTGAACTTTCGGATTCAGAAATACGCATAGACTTCGTGTTAGATTGCAAATGCCGCACCTACGTTCAGATCAAATCCCTGATTTCCGCTGCAACTTTAGCTTTCAAGGTCCAAACATCTTCCCCCCACAAGTTCCTTGTCAACCCGCCTAGTGGACTTGTTGCGCCGCTGTCCTGCGCCACTTTCCAGATCGTACTCAAACCTCAATCCCACCTGCCTCCGACGTTCCCACGTTCCCCTTCTGATAGGTTTCTCCTCAAAACCGCCGTTGCTCCTGATTTGAATATCGATTCTCCAGAGTCCACTCAGTCTGAGCTTGTGAACCGCTGGTTCAACTCGGGGCCACACCGTCCCACGTACGACGTGAAGCTCAAGGTTTACTTTGTGGGTCCTTTTCTCCTGACGCATGCGGTTGGTGCGGGAGATATTGAAGCCGTAAAGGGTATAATCAAGCGACAGAGGTCGGTCGTCTCGGAGTTTTCCAATTTGGAAGCCGAGTCCTTGTACCGAGTCGCGAACCAGCTGGGTGATCACACTTTGATCGATTTGCTACTGGAGGCGGGGTTAAAAGTTGATGCGAGGAAGGGGTTGGACGACGACGTGAAGTGCGCGTCATCCAAGGGTTGGAGTGAGTTACACGTGGCGGCGGCGTTTGATCGGACAGAGGAGCTTGAAAGGCTTGCGAAGGGGAGGGCGGCGGTTGATTGCAGAGACAAGGAAGGGAGAACGCCGCTACATTTGGCGGCGAGTAAAGGACAGCTGAGCAGTGCCAAGGTGTTGGTGACTGCAGGTGCTAACGTGGACGCTAGGAGCAAGGACGGCAGGACGGCTTTGTACAGAGCGGCGGAGAATGGGGACCGTCGAATGGTGGAGATGCTGTTTGAAGCGGGGGCGGACCCTACTATCGGAGATGTCGATAATTTCCGGTCGGCCATTGATATTGCACGAGATAAGGGCCAT ATAGAAGTAGCCAAAATCCTTGAACGGGGTGAAGCAGTGCTCCATGCTGCCAGACGTGGTGAACTTGAACTACTAGAATCTCTGCTAGATAAGGGAGCAACTACAAACTTCAGTGATCAATATGGCTTAACTTCCCTTCATGTTGCGTCTCTCAAAGGACACAAAGATGCAGTCATGATGCTAATTGAATTCGGGGCTGACTTAGAATGTCGAGATGCCGAAGGCCATACACCACTTCATTTAGCCGTGGAAGGAGGTAGTACAGAGACAGTCGAGGTTCTTATCAATCGAGGAGCCAACTTGAATGTCCAGAGCAAGACTGGAGCAACCCCTTTATATATTTCGAAGTTGATGGAGTACAAGGATGTTACACAGCTTTTGCTAGACAAAGGAGCTGCATCTTTTGTTGCATCAACGTCATCTTCTTCATAG